A genome region from Maridesulfovibrio salexigens DSM 2638 includes the following:
- the yihA gene encoding ribosome biogenesis GTP-binding protein YihA/YsxC — protein MDNTLTLIKTVYEINQLEEIAAPQIILAGRSNVGKSSLINCLASRKKLAKISSTPGKTRSLNYYEVSPHGYYIVDLPGYGYARCSKTERAKWAKLIDKYLLDNAYVAAAAVLLDSRHNPQQNDLDLISYFKHCNIPIIPIMTKSDKTKQKDRSKVQKKWEDILKVKPICVSSKTGMNRTRLWNLLDVTAIPELAEIEEETE, from the coding sequence ATGGATAATACACTTACACTAATTAAAACAGTTTACGAGATCAATCAGCTTGAGGAAATCGCGGCTCCGCAGATCATTCTTGCCGGCCGCTCCAATGTTGGAAAGTCCTCGCTGATCAACTGCCTTGCCAGCCGAAAAAAGCTGGCCAAGATCAGTTCCACTCCGGGCAAGACCCGCAGCCTTAACTACTACGAAGTCAGCCCGCACGGTTACTATATAGTAGACCTTCCCGGTTATGGCTACGCCCGCTGCTCAAAGACGGAGCGTGCCAAATGGGCCAAACTGATTGATAAATACCTGCTTGATAACGCTTACGTAGCTGCTGCTGCAGTTCTGCTGGACAGCCGCCACAACCCGCAGCAGAATGATCTTGATCTCATTTCGTACTTCAAGCACTGCAATATTCCCATTATTCCGATTATGACCAAATCGGATAAGACCAAGCAGAAGGACCGTTCAAAGGTACAGAAAAAATGGGAAGATATCCTCAAAGTCAAGCCGATCTGCGTTTCCAGTAAAACCGGCATGAATCGCACCAGACTCTGGAATCTGCTGGACGTTACCGCAATTCCCGAGCTGGCAGAGATTGAGGAAGAAACTGAATAA
- a CDS encoding type II 3-dehydroquinate dehydratase — protein sequence MKTFLILNGPNLGYVGKRQPEIYGSDKIEDIPEHLKTLMGDKAEEIQLEFFQSNSEGALIDRLEKARKDGIDGVAFNAGAYTHTSLAIADCLAWIEVPCVEVHISNIWARTEDPVRQQSFMGKQCIGVIAGFGIMSYALAVQALFSHVAVD from the coding sequence ATGAAAACCTTCCTGATTCTGAACGGACCCAATCTCGGATATGTGGGTAAACGCCAGCCAGAGATATACGGATCTGATAAAATTGAAGATATTCCTGAACATCTAAAGACACTTATGGGTGACAAGGCCGAAGAAATTCAACTGGAATTTTTTCAGTCCAATTCTGAGGGAGCCCTGATCGACAGGCTGGAGAAAGCCCGTAAAGACGGCATTGACGGTGTGGCTTTCAATGCAGGTGCATACACTCATACCAGTCTTGCCATTGCCGATTGCCTTGCGTGGATCGAAGTTCCCTGCGTTGAAGTTCATATCAGCAACATCTGGGCCCGGACCGAAGATCCCGTTCGCCAGCAAAGTTTTATGGGAAAACAGTGTATTGGAGTAATTGCCGGATTCGGAATAATGAGCTATGCCTTGGCCGTTCAAGCATTGTTTTCGCATGTGGCAGTAGATTAG
- the efp gene encoding elongation factor P has translation MISTKDFRNGLKIEIDGKPYEIVEFQHFKPGKGGAFVRTKLRNMFTGRITDQTFRSGEKVKKPDMATKEMQYLYKDGEDYVLMDLESYEQMNVAADVIATAGGFLKEGETNKALLYNGEVIGIELPASVILEVTQTDPGVQGDRVSNATKPATLETGLGINVPLFINEGDKIKVDTRSSEYLGREK, from the coding sequence ATGATTTCTACTAAAGATTTTAGAAACGGACTTAAGATTGAGATTGACGGTAAACCTTATGAAATCGTTGAATTTCAGCATTTCAAACCCGGTAAGGGCGGCGCATTTGTTCGCACTAAGCTGCGTAACATGTTCACCGGCCGTATCACCGACCAGACTTTCCGCTCCGGTGAGAAAGTGAAAAAGCCCGACATGGCTACCAAAGAAATGCAGTATCTTTATAAAGATGGTGAAGATTACGTACTCATGGATCTCGAATCCTACGAGCAGATGAACGTTGCTGCTGACGTTATCGCTACTGCTGGCGGTTTTCTTAAAGAAGGCGAAACCAACAAAGCTCTGCTTTACAATGGTGAGGTTATCGGTATTGAACTGCCTGCTTCCGTAATTCTTGAAGTAACCCAGACCGATCCCGGCGTACAGGGCGACCGTGTAAGTAATGCAACCAAGCCCGCAACCCTCGAGACCGGCCTCGGTATCAACGTACCCCTGTTCATTAACGAAGGGGATAAGATCAAGGTAGATACTCGCTCCAGCGAATACCTCGGTCGTGAAAAGTAA
- a CDS encoding DNA translocase FtsK has protein sequence MREQTEDETLPSGKFAKEISGLFWIFLAAFLFISMYSYHPGDPTLNQAVSGSWKVKNLIGPAGSYAAGILVEMLGLGSWLIPFYFLFLGITSFISALRQPWWRWIGLVLLYVCLLAWSSHPWLVEFQKTLVIHEGGFIGALLSKWSFKYLKPVGAFLFWMFMTLAGIQLTLNLSWAAIGKRIRSLLTDFWLKNKERVGRKAKRMQAEQKIKRAERKKAKAEAKARKEADSEVEDVDAEEDGDVLVLKPFADKSAKKEKAKAKPKKPKAKKIDTSTDFPALDFLAEPKVAGVQFDPKDLEEKTEALKVCLKDFNIDGEVQKVIPGPVVTMFEFRPAPGVKVSKIANLTDDLALALKATAVRIEAPIPGKDSVGIEIPNDNRQTVYLREIFEHSCFTKSKSALTMALGKDIQGEPVSADLAKMPHLLVAGATGAGKSVCLNGLLMSMLYKAGPEELKLLLIDPKRIELAVYASLPHLVHPVVTDMALAKSALEWAVFEMDKRYENMARLGVRNIASYNEKLAKSGDDLPEDLEDLEPMPYLVIIVDELADLMLTAGKDVEISIVRLAQLARAAGIHIILATQRPSVDVVTGLIKANFPTRISFQVTSKHDSRTILDMVGAEKLLGRGDMLFKPSGSKLRRLHGALVEDDEIKGVVDFWKKKYPQDFELDFTDWKDSGSSGPGAGSMPGESDDPVYNEAVEFVVGQGKASISLLQRRFRIGFNRAARFIEQMEQDGILGPQDGSKPRIVLVTKD, from the coding sequence ATGCGGGAACAAACGGAGGATGAGACACTGCCAAGCGGAAAATTCGCAAAAGAGATTTCCGGCCTGTTCTGGATTTTTTTAGCCGCATTTCTTTTTATAAGCATGTACTCGTACCATCCGGGGGACCCAACCCTCAATCAGGCTGTCAGCGGCAGCTGGAAGGTTAAAAACCTTATCGGCCCAGCCGGATCATATGCCGCCGGGATTCTGGTTGAAATGCTTGGTCTCGGCTCATGGCTTATTCCGTTCTATTTTCTTTTTCTCGGGATCACTTCCTTTATTTCCGCACTTCGTCAGCCTTGGTGGCGTTGGATTGGACTGGTACTTCTTTACGTTTGCCTGCTTGCATGGTCTTCCCATCCGTGGCTGGTTGAATTTCAGAAGACTCTCGTCATTCACGAAGGCGGCTTTATTGGCGCGCTTCTTTCCAAATGGTCTTTTAAGTATCTCAAGCCCGTGGGTGCATTCCTTTTCTGGATGTTCATGACTCTTGCCGGGATTCAGCTGACTTTGAATTTGAGTTGGGCTGCCATAGGCAAGAGGATTCGCTCTCTGCTTACTGATTTCTGGCTTAAGAACAAAGAACGTGTAGGTCGCAAAGCCAAGCGTATGCAGGCCGAGCAGAAGATTAAACGTGCTGAGCGTAAGAAGGCCAAGGCTGAAGCTAAAGCCCGCAAGGAAGCTGATTCTGAAGTTGAAGATGTAGATGCAGAAGAAGATGGCGATGTTCTCGTTCTCAAACCTTTTGCTGACAAGTCTGCCAAGAAAGAAAAAGCCAAGGCTAAACCTAAAAAGCCCAAAGCTAAGAAAATCGACACCAGCACTGATTTTCCGGCTCTCGATTTCCTCGCCGAACCAAAGGTTGCCGGGGTTCAATTTGATCCCAAAGACCTTGAAGAAAAGACCGAAGCCTTAAAGGTCTGCTTAAAGGATTTTAATATTGACGGTGAAGTTCAGAAGGTTATCCCCGGTCCGGTGGTAACCATGTTTGAATTTCGTCCCGCACCGGGCGTCAAGGTCAGCAAGATTGCTAACCTTACCGACGACCTCGCTCTCGCACTTAAAGCAACCGCTGTGCGTATCGAGGCTCCCATTCCGGGTAAGGATTCTGTCGGGATTGAAATTCCCAATGATAACCGTCAGACTGTTTACTTGCGCGAAATTTTCGAACACAGTTGTTTTACCAAGTCCAAGTCTGCGCTGACCATGGCCCTTGGTAAGGATATTCAAGGTGAACCTGTTTCTGCCGACCTCGCTAAGATGCCGCATCTGCTTGTTGCAGGGGCTACCGGGGCAGGTAAGAGTGTCTGCCTGAACGGTCTGCTCATGTCCATGCTCTACAAGGCCGGACCTGAGGAACTCAAGCTGCTGCTTATCGACCCCAAGCGCATTGAATTGGCTGTATATGCCAGCCTTCCACATCTTGTGCACCCCGTGGTTACAGACATGGCTCTTGCCAAGTCCGCGCTTGAATGGGCTGTTTTCGAGATGGACAAACGTTACGAGAACATGGCCCGCCTCGGTGTACGTAACATCGCCAGCTACAACGAAAAGCTTGCCAAGTCCGGTGATGATCTGCCTGAAGATTTGGAAGATCTCGAACCTATGCCATATTTGGTCATCATCGTTGATGAGCTTGCTGACCTTATGCTCACCGCAGGTAAGGACGTTGAGATCAGCATCGTACGTCTCGCACAACTGGCCCGTGCTGCAGGGATTCATATTATTCTCGCTACCCAGCGTCCTTCTGTCGATGTCGTAACCGGATTGATTAAGGCCAACTTCCCGACTCGTATTTCATTTCAGGTGACCTCCAAGCACGACTCGCGCACCATTCTTGATATGGTTGGTGCTGAGAAGTTGCTCGGACGCGGTGATATGCTGTTCAAGCCCAGCGGTTCCAAGCTGCGCAGGCTTCATGGTGCACTGGTAGAAGATGACGAGATCAAGGGTGTAGTAGATTTCTGGAAGAAGAAATATCCGCAGGATTTCGAACTTGATTTCACTGATTGGAAGGATTCCGGTTCTTCCGGTCCCGGTGCTGGTTCAATGCCAGGAGAGTCTGACGATCCGGTTTACAACGAGGCTGTAGAGTTCGTTGTAGGGCAGGGCAAGGCTTCAATCTCCCTGTTGCAGCGCCGTTTCCGTATCGGTTTCAATAGAGCTGCCCGTTTCATCGAACAGATGGAGCAGGACGGTATCCTCGGACCGCAGGACGGCAGCAAGCCGCGTATAGTACTCGTGACTAAAGATTAG